The following is a genomic window from Bosea sp. RAC05.
GCGCCTTCTCCGCCTCCGGGCCGAACACGTCCAGCAGCGCCTTGCGGATGGTGAGCTGCCGGGCGGTGGAGACGATCTTCGCATTGGTCAGGTCGGTGACGTAGAACACGTCGACCGCCTTCTCGCCGAAGGTCGCGATATGGGCGGAGGCGATGTTGAGGTTCAGTTTGCCGATCGCGGTGGTCAGGTCGTAGAGCAGGCCCGGCCGGTCGAGGCCCGCGATCTCCAGAACGGTGTGCCGGGCCGAGAGCACATTGTCGATGATGACCTCGGGCGGCACCTGGAAGGTCTGGCCGCGGGGCGGCGGGGCCCGGCGCTGCGCGACTAGATCGGCGATCTTGATCTCGCCCTTCAGCGCCCGCTCGATCGCGGCGGCGATGCGCTCCGCCCGGCGCAACTCGTCGTCGTCGCGGTCGAAGGCGCGCGAGACCGAGATCGTATCGAGGACGAGCCCGTCCGTCGTGGTGAAGATCTGCGCATCGACGATGTTGCCGCCCGAGGCCGCGCAGGCGCCGGTGACGATGGCGAGCAGCCGCGGATGGTCGGGCGCCAGGATGGTGAGTTCGGTCACGCCGCGGAACTGGTCGGTCTCGACCAGTGTCGCGGTGGTGCGCCCTTCGGCCTCCGCGCGGGCCATGAAGCGGGCGTGCTTCTCCTGCCGCCCGACATCCGTCTTGATCCAGTATGCCGGGTAGTGGCGGGCCAGATAGGCGTCGCGCTCGCCCTCGTCCCAGTCCGAGAGCCGCTCCTTCAGCGCGTCCTGCTTCTTCTCGACCCGCGCCTTGCGCTCGATCGCGGAATGGCCGCCGGCGAGCATGATCTCGGTCTCGTAATAGAGCGTGCGCAGGAGCTGGCCCTTCCAGCCGTTCCAGACACCAGGGCCGACGGCCTTGATGTCGGCCACCGTCAGGACGAGCAGGAGCTTCAGCCGCTCCAGCGTCTGCACCGTGGCGGCGAAGCTCTCGATCGTCTTGGGGTCGCCGAGGTCGCGGCTCTGAGCCACGGTCGACATGTCGAGATGGTGCTCGACCAGCCAGGCGGCGGTCTCGGTCTGGCCCTCGGTCAGGCCCAGCCGCGGCCCGAGTTTGCGGGCGATGCGCGCTCCGGCCACCGAATGGTCCTCGATGCGTCCCTTGGCGACGTCGTGCAGGAACAGGGCGACATAGAGCGCACGCCGGTTGGTGATCGTCGGCATGATGCCGTTGGCGAGGGGATGTTCGGATTCGAGCACGCCCGCATCGATCTCGGCGAGCACGCCGATGCTGCGGATCAGATGCTCGTCGACCGTATAGTGATGATACATGTTGAACTGCATCATCGCGACGACGCGCCCGAAATCGGGCACGAACTTGCCGAGCAGCCCGGACTCGTTCATCCGCCGCAGCACCGCCTCCGGCGAGCGTCGCGCCGTCAGGATCTCCAGGAAGATGCGGTTGGCGTCGGGGTCGTTGCGCAGCTGCGGCGTCACCAGCCGCAGCGACTGCGTCACCAGCCGGCTGGCATCGGGATGGATCGCGAGATCGTCGCGGCTGGCGATCTCGTAAAGCCGCAGCAGATTGACCGGGTCGCGCCGGAAGGCGTCGGGATCGATGACGTTGAGCCGCTGGCTCTTCAGCGTGAAGTCGGGATGGCCGAGCGCGCGCACGCGCTTGCGCTTGGCGAAGGAGCCGAGCAGGCGCGACAGCGAGGCGCGCGGCTTCTGCTGGCGTGCCTCGAGCGCGGCGCAGACGATCGCGGTCAGGTCGCCGACATCCTTGGCGACCAGGAAATACGCCTTCATGAAGCGCTCGACCGGTGCCTGGCCGCTGCGCCCGGCATAGCCGATGGCCGCCGCGACCTGCCGCTGGAGATCGAAGGACAGCCGCTCCTCGGCCCGGCCGGTGATGAAGTGCATCCAGCAGCGCACGCGCCAGAGAAACTCCTCCGAGCGCTGGAACATCAGCAGTTCCTTGCGGTCGAACAGCCCGGCCGCCACCAGCTCACGCACGTCGTTGACGCGGTAGGCGTACTTCGCGATCCAGAACAGCGTGTTGAGATCGCGCAGGCCGCCCTTGCCGTCCTTGACGTTGGGCTCGACGAGATAGCGCGAGCTGCCGGCGCGGCGAACGCGGGTTTCGCGTTCCTGCAGCTTGGCCTCGGTGAAGGCGGGCGCCGTCCCGTCCACGACCTCCGCGCCGAAGCGGCGCACCATGTCGTGAAACAGCAGCACGTCGCCGGCCACGAAGCGCGCCTCCAGCATCGCCGTCCGGATCGTCATGTCGGCGCGCGCCTCCCGGACGCATTCGTCGATCGAGCGGACCGAATGGCCGACCTTCAGCTTCAGGTCCCACAGCGGATAGAGCATCGCCTCGACCACGCTCTCGCCCCAGGCCGTCTGCTTGTGCGGGAACAGGAACAAGAGGTCGACATCCGACCCCGGAGCCAGCGTGCCGCGCCCATAGCCGCCGACGGCGACGACGGCGATGCGCTCAGACTGGGACGGGTTGAGCGCCGGATAGAACAGGTCGGTCGCGGCCACATGCAGGCAGCCGATGATCCCGTCCATCACGGCGGAGAGATGCTGGGCGCAGATCAGGCCATGGCGGGGACGCTTGAGCAGATCCCGAGCGGATTCGAGGCCCTGGTCGAGGACGCCCCGGAGCGCTGCCACGAGCAGGGGGCGCGCATTGCCCTGGGGAGCGGCGGCGGCCCGCACCAGCAGCCCGGCCATGGCGCGGTGGGGGCTGGCGAGAACGGCGTTGAGTTCGAGCACCGGCTGATCGGCAACGGATGACACCAGCCCTGACCCCGCTTGATGTGATGCCCGGCCCTCAGGCCGTGCTGGTTGGTTAGCATGCGAGGGGGATTCGCAAAGCGGTTTAATTCAACGAACGATTAATGTG
Proteins encoded in this region:
- a CDS encoding [protein-PII] uridylyltransferase, which produces MAGLLVRAAAAPQGNARPLLVAALRGVLDQGLESARDLLKRPRHGLICAQHLSAVMDGIIGCLHVAATDLFYPALNPSQSERIAVVAVGGYGRGTLAPGSDVDLLFLFPHKQTAWGESVVEAMLYPLWDLKLKVGHSVRSIDECVREARADMTIRTAMLEARFVAGDVLLFHDMVRRFGAEVVDGTAPAFTEAKLQERETRVRRAGSSRYLVEPNVKDGKGGLRDLNTLFWIAKYAYRVNDVRELVAAGLFDRKELLMFQRSEEFLWRVRCWMHFITGRAEERLSFDLQRQVAAAIGYAGRSGQAPVERFMKAYFLVAKDVGDLTAIVCAALEARQQKPRASLSRLLGSFAKRKRVRALGHPDFTLKSQRLNVIDPDAFRRDPVNLLRLYEIASRDDLAIHPDASRLVTQSLRLVTPQLRNDPDANRIFLEILTARRSPEAVLRRMNESGLLGKFVPDFGRVVAMMQFNMYHHYTVDEHLIRSIGVLAEIDAGVLESEHPLANGIMPTITNRRALYVALFLHDVAKGRIEDHSVAGARIARKLGPRLGLTEGQTETAAWLVEHHLDMSTVAQSRDLGDPKTIESFAATVQTLERLKLLLVLTVADIKAVGPGVWNGWKGQLLRTLYYETEIMLAGGHSAIERKARVEKKQDALKERLSDWDEGERDAYLARHYPAYWIKTDVGRQEKHARFMARAEAEGRTTATLVETDQFRGVTELTILAPDHPRLLAIVTGACAASGGNIVDAQIFTTTDGLVLDTISVSRAFDRDDDELRRAERIAAAIERALKGEIKIADLVAQRRAPPPRGQTFQVPPEVIIDNVLSARHTVLEIAGLDRPGLLYDLTTAIGKLNLNIASAHIATFGEKAVDVFYVTDLTNAKIVSTARQLTIRKALLDVFGPEAEKAPAARARAPARA